The following proteins come from a genomic window of Streptomyces liliiviolaceus:
- the pulA gene encoding pullulanase-type alpha-1,6-glucosidase, whose product MIPRRTAALTAAALAAALVQPLAAQAATPPAPPSDAALAKTSARNDLTREQFYFVLPDRFANGDTGNDRGGLTGSRLATGYDPTDKGFYQGGDLKGLTKKLDYIKGLGTTAIWLAPIFKNQPVQGTGENASAGYHGYWITDFTQVDPHFGTNADLERLIDKAHGKGMKVFFDVITNHTADVVDYEEKSYSYLSKGAFPYLTKDGEPFDDTDYADGERRFPAVGGGSFPRTPVVAAAKKNAKVPSWLNDPSMYHNRGDSTFAGESSEQGDFSGLDDLWTERPEVVTGMEKIYQRWVRDFDIDGFRIDTVKHVNMEFWTQWATALDAYAAKQGRDDFFMFGEVYSADTSITSPYVTEGRLDSTLDFPFQDAARAYASQGGSAQRLASVFGDDYKYTTDKANAYEQVTFLGNHDMGRIGTFLKQDDPDASDAELVKKAGLANELMFLSRGNPVVYYGDEQGFTGAGGDKDARQSMFASRTADYLDDDQLGTDRTHAEDAYDTSAPLYRQIAALAKLRKANPALADGVQTERYAADGAGVYAFSRTDAKTGVEYVVAVNNADEAKSATFATGSAGMTFRGIHGTEESLKSGSDRRVAVTVPAGSAVVYKAAGRLAPPATKPTVTLNAPAAGATGTVEIAADVDGGQLNRVVFAAQVGGGKWHTLGSADHAPYKVTQAVGKDVPAGTALRYKAVVVDSAGRTASATAASTTGTPPAEEVPTASSREDAIVHYKRADGDYTDWRLYAWGDIAEGEETTWPAGHDFVGRDAYGAFAYVKLKPGASAVNFLVIDKDGNKDVSADRTIDVTKTGEVWVEQGKEAVRTEKPAADYPAPDKSKAVLHYHRADGKYDGWGLHTWTGAANPTDWSKPLEPVRTDAYGAVYEVPLAEGATSLSYILHKGDEKDLPTDQSLDLTANGHEVWMLGGREKYLLPQPAGSAAALDLTTSKAIWIDRNTVAWKGNESAASTQLLYSRKGSIKAENGTLTSTDERWLRLGKTSLTDAQKAAFPHLKDYSAWTVDPRDRDRVREALSGQLVASQRAANGAVLAATGVQIAGVLDDVYGTAATKADLGPTFRGGRPTLAVWAPTAQEVALEIGGTTVPMKRDAASGVWSVTGPASWKNKPYRYVVKVWAPSVRRLVTNKVTDPYSVALTANSERSLVVDLDDKSLAPGGWSSLKKPKAVPLKDAQIQELHIRDFSVEDTTVPAKDKGTYRAFSDKDSAGSRHLKKLAEAGTSYVHLLPAFDIATIPEKKADQTVPDCDLASYAADSDKQQECVAKSAAKDAYNWGYDPYHYTVPEGSYASDPDGTRRTVEYRQMVKSLNEDGLRVVMDVVYNHTPASGQADTSVLDKVVPGYYQRLLADGSVATSTCCANTAPENAMMGKLVVDSIVTWAREYKVDGFRFDLMGHHPKANILAVRKALDALTVAKDGVDGKKIVLYGEGWNFGEVADDARFVQATQKNMAGTGIATFSDRARDAVRGGGPFDEDPGVQGFASGLYTDPNDSENNGSPAEQRARLLHYQDLIKVGLSGNLADYTFTDTAGKQVKGSQVDYNGAPAGYADAPGDALAYADAHDNESLFDALAFKLPKGTSAAERARMQVLAMATATLSQGPALSQAGTDLLRSKSLDRNSYDSGDWFNAIHWQCRESSGGGSGNGFGRGLPPAADNEAKWSYAKPLLTSVEVGCPQIEGASAAYRDLLRIRTSEADFGLGTAGQVQSKLSFPLSGKDETPGVITMELGDLVVVLNAAPGAQEQKVTDVKGTAYALHPVQAEGGDTVVKSASYAADSGTFSVPGRTVAVFSRTS is encoded by the coding sequence GTGATACCGAGACGGACCGCGGCCCTCACCGCCGCAGCCCTCGCCGCCGCGCTCGTCCAACCCCTCGCCGCCCAGGCGGCAACCCCACCCGCGCCCCCCTCGGACGCGGCCCTGGCGAAGACGTCCGCCCGTAACGACCTCACCCGCGAGCAGTTCTACTTCGTCCTGCCGGACCGGTTCGCCAACGGCGACACCGGCAACGACAGGGGCGGCCTCACCGGCTCCCGGCTCGCCACCGGTTACGACCCCACCGACAAGGGTTTCTACCAGGGCGGCGACCTCAAGGGCCTGACGAAGAAGCTCGACTACATCAAGGGCCTCGGCACGACGGCCATCTGGCTGGCGCCGATCTTCAAGAACCAGCCCGTGCAGGGCACCGGTGAGAACGCCTCGGCCGGCTACCACGGTTACTGGATCACCGACTTCACCCAGGTCGACCCGCACTTCGGCACGAACGCCGACCTGGAGCGGCTGATCGACAAGGCCCACGGCAAGGGCATGAAGGTCTTCTTCGACGTCATCACCAACCACACGGCCGACGTCGTCGACTACGAGGAGAAGTCCTACTCCTACCTCTCCAAGGGCGCCTTCCCGTATCTGACGAAGGACGGCGAGCCCTTCGACGACACCGACTACGCGGACGGCGAGCGGAGGTTCCCGGCCGTCGGCGGCGGTTCCTTCCCGCGCACGCCCGTCGTGGCCGCCGCGAAGAAGAACGCCAAGGTGCCGTCCTGGCTCAACGACCCGTCGATGTACCACAACCGCGGTGACTCGACCTTCGCCGGTGAGAGCTCCGAGCAGGGCGACTTCTCCGGGCTCGACGACCTGTGGACCGAGCGTCCCGAGGTCGTCACCGGTATGGAGAAGATCTACCAGCGGTGGGTGCGGGACTTCGACATCGACGGCTTCCGGATCGACACCGTGAAGCACGTGAACATGGAGTTCTGGACGCAGTGGGCGACCGCGCTCGACGCGTACGCGGCCAAGCAGGGCCGCGACGACTTCTTCATGTTCGGTGAGGTGTACTCGGCGGACACGTCGATCACCTCCCCGTACGTCACCGAGGGCCGCCTCGACTCCACGCTGGACTTCCCCTTCCAGGACGCGGCACGGGCGTACGCCTCCCAGGGCGGCAGCGCGCAGCGGCTGGCCTCGGTCTTCGGCGACGACTACAAGTACACGACGGACAAGGCCAACGCGTACGAGCAGGTCACCTTCCTCGGCAACCACGACATGGGCCGCATCGGAACGTTCCTCAAGCAGGACGACCCCGACGCGTCCGACGCCGAACTGGTGAAGAAGGCCGGGCTGGCCAACGAGCTGATGTTCCTAAGCCGCGGCAACCCCGTCGTCTACTACGGCGACGAGCAGGGCTTCACCGGCGCGGGCGGCGACAAGGACGCCCGCCAGAGCATGTTCGCGTCGAGGACCGCCGACTACCTGGACGACGACCAGCTCGGCACCGACCGCACGCACGCCGAGGACGCGTACGACACGAGCGCGCCCCTGTACCGGCAGATCGCCGCGCTGGCGAAGCTCCGCAAGGCCAATCCGGCCCTCGCGGACGGCGTGCAGACCGAGCGGTACGCGGCCGACGGCGCCGGCGTCTACGCCTTCTCCCGCACCGACGCGAAGACCGGAGTCGAGTACGTCGTCGCCGTGAACAACGCGGACGAGGCGAAGAGCGCCACCTTCGCGACCGGGTCGGCGGGCATGACCTTCCGTGGGATCCACGGGACGGAGGAGTCGCTGAAGAGCGGGTCCGACCGGCGGGTCGCCGTGACCGTTCCGGCCGGGTCCGCCGTCGTCTACAAGGCGGCGGGGCGGCTCGCCCCGCCCGCCACCAAGCCGACCGTCACGCTGAACGCCCCCGCCGCCGGCGCCACCGGCACCGTCGAGATCGCCGCCGACGTCGACGGGGGACAGCTCAACCGGGTCGTCTTCGCCGCGCAGGTGGGCGGCGGGAAGTGGCACACGCTCGGCTCCGCCGACCACGCCCCCTACAAGGTCACCCAGGCCGTCGGGAAGGACGTGCCGGCCGGAACCGCCCTGCGCTACAAGGCCGTTGTCGTCGACTCGGCCGGGCGCACCGCGAGTGCGACGGCCGCCTCCACCACCGGCACCCCGCCCGCCGAGGAGGTGCCCACCGCGTCCTCGCGCGAGGACGCGATCGTCCACTACAAGCGTGCCGACGGCGACTACACCGACTGGCGGCTCTACGCCTGGGGCGACATCGCCGAAGGGGAGGAGACCACCTGGCCGGCGGGCCACGACTTCGTGGGCCGGGACGCCTACGGGGCCTTCGCGTACGTCAAGCTCAAGCCGGGCGCCTCGGCCGTGAACTTCCTCGTCATCGACAAGGACGGCAACAAGGACGTCTCCGCCGACCGCACGATCGATGTCACGAAGACGGGCGAGGTCTGGGTCGAGCAGGGCAAGGAGGCCGTACGGACCGAGAAGCCCGCCGCCGACTACCCGGCGCCGGACAAGAGCAAGGCGGTCCTGCACTACCACCGGGCCGACGGGAAGTACGACGGCTGGGGTCTGCACACCTGGACCGGCGCCGCGAACCCCACGGACTGGTCGAAGCCCCTGGAGCCGGTACGGACCGACGCGTACGGCGCCGTCTACGAGGTGCCGCTCGCCGAGGGCGCCACGAGCCTCAGCTACATCCTCCACAAGGGCGACGAGAAGGACCTCCCCACCGACCAGTCGCTCGATCTCACGGCGAACGGCCACGAGGTGTGGATGCTGGGCGGCCGGGAGAAGTACCTCCTGCCGCAGCCCGCGGGCAGCGCCGCCGCACTCGACCTGACCACCTCCAAGGCCATCTGGATCGACCGGAACACCGTCGCCTGGAAGGGCAACGAGAGCGCCGCGTCGACCCAGTTGCTGTACTCCCGCAAGGGCAGCATCAAGGCGGAGAACGGCACGCTCACCAGCACCGACGAGCGCTGGCTGCGGCTGGGGAAGACCTCCCTGACCGACGCCCAGAAGGCCGCGTTCCCGCACCTCAAGGACTACAGCGCCTGGACCGTCGACCCGCGTGACCGCGACCGGGTGCGCGAGGCACTGAGCGGCCAGCTCGTCGCCTCGCAGCGGGCTGCCAACGGGGCCGTGCTCGCGGCGACGGGCGTACAGATCGCGGGCGTGCTCGACGACGTGTACGGGACGGCCGCGACGAAGGCGGACCTCGGTCCGACGTTCCGCGGCGGCCGGCCCACACTGGCCGTCTGGGCGCCGACCGCCCAGGAGGTGGCGCTGGAGATCGGCGGCACGACCGTTCCCATGAAGCGGGACGCCGCCTCCGGGGTCTGGTCCGTCACCGGGCCGGCGTCCTGGAAGAACAAGCCCTACCGGTACGTCGTCAAGGTGTGGGCGCCCAGCGTCCGCCGACTCGTCACCAACAAGGTCACCGACCCCTACTCGGTCGCCCTCACCGCGAACTCCGAGCGCAGCCTCGTCGTCGACCTGGACGACAAGTCCCTCGCCCCCGGCGGCTGGTCGAGCCTGAAGAAGCCGAAGGCCGTACCGCTGAAGGACGCGCAGATCCAGGAACTGCACATCCGTGACTTCTCCGTCGAGGACACCACCGTCCCGGCGAAGGACAAGGGCACCTACCGCGCCTTCAGCGACAAGGACAGCGCGGGCTCCCGGCACCTCAAGAAGCTCGCCGAGGCCGGGACGTCGTACGTCCATCTGCTGCCCGCCTTCGACATCGCCACGATCCCCGAGAAGAAGGCGGACCAGACGGTCCCCGACTGCGACCTCGCCTCCTACGCGGCCGACTCCGACAAGCAGCAGGAGTGCGTGGCGAAGAGCGCCGCGAAGGACGCGTACAACTGGGGGTACGACCCCTACCACTACACGGTGCCGGAGGGCTCGTACGCCAGTGATCCCGACGGGACGCGCCGCACGGTCGAGTACCGGCAGATGGTGAAGTCGCTCAACGAGGACGGTCTGCGGGTCGTCATGGACGTGGTCTACAACCACACCCCGGCGAGCGGTCAGGCCGACACGAGCGTGCTCGACAAGGTGGTCCCCGGCTACTACCAGCGGCTCCTCGCCGACGGCTCGGTCGCCACCTCCACCTGCTGCGCCAACACGGCACCCGAGAACGCCATGATGGGCAAGCTGGTCGTCGACTCGATCGTCACCTGGGCCAGGGAGTACAAGGTCGACGGATTCCGCTTCGACCTGATGGGCCACCACCCGAAGGCCAACATCCTGGCGGTCAGGAAGGCCCTCGACGCGCTGACCGTCGCCAAGGACGGCGTCGACGGCAAGAAGATCGTCCTCTACGGCGAGGGCTGGAACTTCGGCGAGGTCGCCGACGACGCCCGGTTCGTCCAGGCCACCCAGAAGAACATGGCCGGGACCGGCATCGCCACCTTCTCCGACCGGGCCCGCGACGCCGTACGCGGCGGCGGACCCTTCGACGAGGACCCCGGCGTCCAGGGCTTCGCGTCCGGCCTCTACACCGACCCCAACGACAGCGAGAACAACGGGAGTCCGGCCGAGCAGAGGGCCCGGCTGCTGCACTACCAGGACCTGATCAAGGTCGGCCTGTCCGGCAACCTCGCCGACTACACCTTCACCGACACGGCGGGCAAGCAGGTCAAGGGCTCCCAGGTCGACTACAACGGGGCGCCCGCCGGCTACGCGGACGCGCCCGGCGACGCCCTCGCGTACGCGGACGCCCACGACAACGAATCGCTGTTCGACGCGCTCGCCTTCAAACTGCCCAAGGGCACCTCGGCGGCCGAACGCGCACGGATGCAGGTCCTCGCGATGGCCACCGCCACCCTGTCGCAGGGACCCGCGCTTTCCCAGGCGGGCACCGACCTGCTGCGCTCCAAGTCCCTGGACCGCAACTCCTACGACAGCGGCGACTGGTTCAACGCCATCCACTGGCAGTGCCGCGAGAGCAGCGGCGGTGGCAGCGGCAACGGATTCGGGCGCGGGCTGCCGCCGGCCGCCGACAACGAGGCCAAATGGTCGTACGCCAAGCCCCTGTTGACGTCCGTCGAGGTGGGCTGCCCGCAGATCGAGGGCGCCTCCGCCGCGTACCGCGATCTGCTGCGCATCCGTACGAGTGAAGCCGACTTCGGGCTCGGCACCGCCGGACAGGTGCAGTCGAAGCTGTCCTTCCCGCTGTCCGGCAAGGACGAGACACCCGGAGTGATCACGATGGAACTCGGCGACCTCGTCGTCGTCCTCAACGCGGCCCCCGGGGCGCAGGAGCAGAAGGTGACGGACGTGAAGGGCACGGCGTACGCGCTGCACCCCGTCCAGGCCGAGGGCGGGGACACCGTCGTCAAGTCCGCCTCCTACGCGGCGGACTCGGGCACGTTCAGCGTTCCCGGACGGACCGTGGCGGTGTTCTCCCGAACCTCCTGA
- a CDS encoding fused response regulator/phosphatase has protein sequence MDGNGKRTDATVLLVDDTAAGRYAMGALLRRAGHQVVAAATGNEALVELDARLRRGTLPDVALVDVELSDMNGFDLCRRIKARPHMAGLPVVHFSVSAVSPADRCRGLEAGGEAYLAVPAEPEEIDAVVRAAVRSARLRADDQALARRLTLLSETIVTIQAARNLQELADAAANGTARLTGGPAAVFFLGPDDELYRALSRDRTSLALPDEGAHRAVAGLLRRLTRGQSGVRITTVPAPLWPAGFFRPGMEHDARLALILTQEGKASVCLATPTRGMRRVNPEEETLVARLAQATAYAAEPLLMYQVERHVALTLQHSFLPQPHRLPELPGIDVAVRYVPASQQTEIGGDFYAALRTDDGVLVAVGDVVGHSLDAATVMVEIRHALRAYCVDESDPAVLAERLDKMLRYYHPGVTTTVCLALIDPATGRTRIANAGHIPPLIIRDTGTADYAKAAGPLLGIGLPHPAPTELFLEAGDRLLMVTDGLIETRGTDLSASMEHLRAAAVGALPGLDALCDTLLDCFGHEREDDIALLALRLG, from the coding sequence ATGGACGGCAACGGCAAACGAACAGACGCGACCGTGCTGCTCGTGGACGACACGGCGGCAGGCCGGTACGCCATGGGCGCCCTGCTGCGCCGGGCCGGACACCAGGTCGTCGCGGCCGCCACCGGCAACGAGGCCCTCGTCGAACTCGACGCACGGCTGCGCAGGGGAACCCTCCCCGACGTGGCCCTCGTCGACGTGGAACTCTCCGACATGAACGGCTTCGACCTCTGCCGCAGGATCAAGGCCCGCCCGCACATGGCCGGCCTGCCCGTCGTGCACTTCTCGGTCTCCGCCGTGAGCCCCGCCGACCGGTGCCGGGGTCTTGAGGCGGGCGGGGAGGCGTATCTGGCGGTGCCGGCCGAGCCCGAGGAGATCGACGCGGTGGTCCGGGCCGCGGTGCGCTCCGCGCGGCTACGGGCCGACGACCAGGCACTGGCCCGGCGGCTGACCCTGCTGTCGGAGACGATCGTCACCATCCAGGCGGCCCGCAACCTCCAGGAACTCGCCGACGCCGCCGCCAACGGCACCGCGCGGCTCACCGGCGGCCCCGCCGCCGTCTTCTTCCTCGGCCCGGACGACGAGCTGTACCGCGCCCTCTCCCGGGACCGCACCTCGCTCGCGCTGCCCGACGAGGGCGCCCACCGGGCCGTGGCCGGGCTGCTCCGGCGGCTCACCCGAGGGCAGTCCGGGGTACGGATCACCACGGTGCCCGCGCCGCTGTGGCCCGCCGGGTTCTTCCGGCCCGGCATGGAGCACGACGCCCGGCTGGCGCTGATCCTCACGCAGGAGGGCAAGGCCTCGGTGTGCCTGGCCACGCCCACCCGCGGGATGCGCAGGGTCAACCCGGAGGAGGAGACCCTGGTGGCCCGGCTCGCCCAGGCCACGGCGTACGCCGCCGAGCCGCTGCTCATGTACCAGGTCGAACGGCACGTCGCCCTCACCCTCCAGCACAGCTTCCTGCCCCAGCCGCACCGGCTCCCCGAACTCCCGGGCATCGACGTCGCGGTCCGTTACGTGCCCGCCTCGCAGCAGACCGAGATCGGCGGCGACTTCTACGCGGCACTGCGCACCGACGACGGCGTGCTCGTCGCGGTGGGAGACGTCGTCGGACACTCGCTGGACGCGGCCACCGTCATGGTCGAGATCCGGCACGCGCTGCGCGCCTACTGCGTCGACGAGAGCGACCCGGCCGTACTGGCCGAGCGCCTCGACAAGATGCTGCGCTACTACCACCCCGGGGTCACCACCACGGTCTGCCTGGCCCTCATCGACCCCGCCACCGGGCGCACCCGCATCGCGAACGCCGGCCACATCCCGCCGCTGATCATCCGCGACACCGGTACGGCCGACTACGCGAAGGCCGCCGGGCCGCTGCTCGGGATCGGGCTGCCCCATCCGGCGCCGACCGAGCTGTTCCTCGAAGCGGGCGACCGGCTCCTGATGGTGACCGACGGGCTGATCGAGACCCGGGGCACGGACCTGTCCGCCTCGATGGAACACCTCCGGGCCGCCGCCGTCGGTGCGCTGCCCGGTCTGGACGCCCTGTGCGACACGCTCCTGGACTGCTTCGGCCATGAGCGGGAGGACGACATCGCGCTGCTCGCCCTGAGGCTAGGGTGA
- a CDS encoding 5-carboxymethyl-2-hydroxymuconate Delta-isomerase, whose translation MPQITVDYSASLGDAFDRQGFAAALHAVVVETAAAKIEACKCRFRAVDDIVVGADVTGHALVHVGLALLPGRSAAVKSALTSGALELVRAHVKPVDGLALHASAEVRDLEPSYQKFVD comes from the coding sequence ATGCCGCAGATCACCGTCGACTACTCCGCGTCGCTCGGCGACGCCTTCGACCGGCAGGGGTTCGCTGCCGCGCTGCACGCCGTGGTGGTGGAGACGGCCGCCGCGAAGATCGAGGCCTGCAAGTGCCGGTTCCGGGCCGTGGACGACATCGTCGTCGGCGCCGATGTCACGGGGCATGCGCTGGTGCATGTCGGTCTGGCACTGCTGCCGGGGCGCTCCGCTGCGGTGAAGTCGGCGTTGACGTCGGGGGCGTTGGAGCTGGTACGCGCGCATGTGAAGCCGGTGGATGGACTCGCGCTGCACGCGTCCGCGGAGGTCCGCGACCTGGAGCCGTCGTACCAGAAGTTCGTGGACTGA
- a CDS encoding TetR/AcrR family transcriptional regulator produces the protein MTTGVRRRMGVEERRQQLIGVALDLFSRRSPDDVSIDEIASAAGISRPLVYHYFPGKLSLYEAALKRASDDLAERFVEPREGPLGARLLRVMRRFFDFVDEHGPGFSALMRGGPSVGSTTTNALVDGVRQAAYLQILSHLGVERPSARLELVVRSWISLAEATALIWLDGRRIPRAELEVQLVHDFAALAAVSAASDAEMAAVLRSALSQEPTESPFADLVTRLVALAG, from the coding sequence ATGACTACCGGGGTGCGGCGCAGAATGGGCGTCGAGGAGCGACGACAGCAGTTGATCGGCGTCGCCCTCGACCTGTTCAGCCGGCGCTCGCCGGACGACGTGTCCATCGACGAGATAGCCTCCGCCGCGGGCATCTCACGACCGCTGGTCTACCACTACTTCCCGGGCAAACTCAGCCTGTACGAGGCCGCGTTGAAGCGTGCCTCGGACGATCTGGCGGAACGTTTCGTTGAGCCGCGCGAAGGTCCGCTGGGGGCGCGGCTGCTGCGTGTGATGCGGCGGTTCTTCGACTTCGTCGACGAGCACGGGCCCGGTTTCTCGGCGTTGATGCGGGGCGGGCCCTCGGTCGGGTCCACCACGACGAACGCCCTGGTCGACGGGGTGCGGCAGGCGGCGTATCTGCAGATCCTGTCCCACCTGGGGGTGGAGCGGCCGTCCGCCCGGCTCGAACTCGTCGTCCGCTCCTGGATCTCGCTGGCGGAGGCGACCGCGCTGATCTGGCTGGACGGCCGCCGGATTCCTCGGGCGGAGCTCGAAGTTCAGCTGGTGCATGATTTCGCCGCGTTGGCGGCGGTCAGTGCGGCGTCGGATGCGGAGATGGCGGCGGTCCTTCGTTCGGCCCTGTCCCAGGAGCCGACCGAGAGCCCGTTCGCGGACCTGGTGACCCGACTGGTGGCCCTGGCCGGCTGA
- a CDS encoding tetratricopeptide repeat protein, with protein MAAAWAGFEADPQTDAARFRALIDALAAELPAGSPVAPFERACAWDSTGHSDNAVPLYREALDLGLDGYRGRRAKIQLSSSLRNTGQPEEGVKLLSPELVGVSDELDDAVRATLALCLASLGREREGLSLVLGALAPHLPRYQRSMANYARLLVEPEA; from the coding sequence GTGGCCGCCGCCTGGGCCGGTTTCGAGGCCGATCCGCAGACGGACGCGGCACGGTTCCGGGCGCTGATCGACGCGCTCGCCGCCGAGTTGCCCGCCGGCAGCCCGGTCGCCCCCTTCGAGCGGGCGTGCGCGTGGGACTCGACGGGCCACTCGGACAACGCCGTTCCGCTGTACCGCGAGGCCCTGGACCTCGGCCTCGACGGCTACCGGGGCCGGCGCGCGAAGATCCAGCTGTCCAGCTCACTGCGGAACACCGGGCAGCCGGAGGAGGGCGTCAAGCTCCTGTCGCCCGAACTCGTCGGCGTGTCGGACGAGTTGGACGACGCCGTGCGGGCGACCCTCGCCCTGTGCCTGGCGAGCCTCGGCCGTGAGCGCGAAGGCCTCTCGCTGGTCCTGGGCGCCCTCGCCCCTCATCTGCCGCGCTACCAGCGGTCCATGGCGAACTACGCGCGCCTGCTCGTGGAGCCGGAGGCATAG
- a CDS encoding DUF1996 domain-containing protein has translation MGRTNRKRRSTLANRAIAASAALALGGGGLLAANIYASAGESKNSTRNAQTTAASVATIKCPDVGQKLTSVPKGARAGVDKELAQLDQQVTEAYKRLADTRQAQAGDPGYVNNAILGPLKSKRVATIDRISNNIKRAGGKGPRGGGKLAGCQGVPAENPTGGGQGNNGGQAGNNGGQGNNGGQGNNGGQGNNGGQGNNGGQAGNGGGQGGDGGNGGQADNGPVAADFQDITQVQPNGGPKGVGANGLPANGDSGSTGTFTTSCGTNENELRNSDNVIVAPGVSNGAQHQHDYVGNQSNDAFASDEDLANADTTCQNQGDKSSYFWPVLRVQDGKDDIDADAAGGGQDGNVGTIQQASEAQLKFVGNKQGDVVAMPKALRIITGDAKAFVNGLNNANTNWSCTGFEDRQLTDKFPICPEGSSVVRTSNFQSCWDGQNIDSANHRTHVSFVQADGTCGNGFQAIPQLQVRLVYDVAAPQIQGDQITNAFAVDSFPDQLHKPITDHNDFINFFDENEMNEVVDCINSGQNCT, from the coding sequence ATGGGACGCACGAACCGAAAACGCCGCTCCACGCTCGCCAACCGGGCGATAGCCGCATCGGCGGCTCTCGCGCTGGGTGGCGGCGGTCTGCTTGCGGCCAACATCTACGCTTCCGCGGGCGAGAGCAAGAACTCGACGCGGAACGCGCAGACGACCGCCGCTTCGGTGGCCACGATCAAATGCCCGGACGTCGGCCAGAAGCTGACCTCCGTGCCCAAGGGCGCCCGCGCCGGTGTCGACAAGGAGCTGGCTCAGCTCGACCAGCAGGTCACGGAGGCCTATAAGCGTCTTGCGGACACTCGCCAGGCCCAGGCGGGGGACCCCGGCTACGTCAACAACGCCATCCTCGGTCCACTGAAGTCCAAGCGTGTTGCCACGATCGACAGGATCAGCAACAACATCAAGCGCGCGGGCGGCAAGGGTCCGAGAGGAGGCGGCAAGCTCGCCGGATGCCAGGGTGTGCCTGCCGAGAATCCCACCGGCGGGGGCCAGGGCAACAACGGTGGCCAGGCCGGTAACAACGGCGGCCAGGGGAACAACGGTGGCCAGGGCAACAATGGCGGCCAGGGCAACAATGGCGGCCAGGGCAACAACGGTGGTCAGGCCGGCAACGGCGGCGGCCAGGGTGGCGACGGCGGTAACGGCGGTCAGGCCGACAACGGGCCCGTGGCAGCCGACTTCCAGGACATCACCCAGGTCCAGCCGAACGGCGGCCCCAAGGGTGTGGGCGCCAACGGGCTCCCCGCGAACGGGGACAGCGGTTCCACCGGCACCTTCACCACGAGCTGCGGCACCAACGAGAACGAGCTCCGCAACTCGGACAACGTGATCGTCGCCCCGGGTGTCAGCAACGGCGCCCAGCACCAGCACGACTACGTCGGCAACCAGTCCAACGACGCCTTCGCGAGCGACGAGGACCTGGCGAACGCCGACACCACCTGCCAGAACCAGGGCGACAAGTCCTCGTACTTCTGGCCGGTGCTGCGTGTGCAGGACGGCAAGGACGACATCGACGCGGACGCCGCCGGTGGCGGTCAGGACGGCAACGTCGGCACGATCCAGCAGGCCAGCGAGGCGCAGCTGAAGTTCGTGGGCAACAAGCAGGGTGATGTCGTCGCGATGCCGAAGGCGCTGCGCATCATCACCGGTGACGCCAAGGCCTTCGTCAACGGCCTCAACAACGCCAACACGAACTGGAGCTGCACCGGCTTCGAGGACCGCCAGCTGACGGACAAGTTCCCGATCTGCCCCGAGGGCAGCTCCGTGGTGCGCACGTCCAACTTCCAGAGCTGCTGGGACGGCCAGAACATCGACAGCGCCAACCACCGCACGCACGTGTCCTTCGTCCAGGCGGACGGCACCTGCGGCAACGGTTTCCAGGCCATCCCGCAGCTGCAGGTCCGTCTCGTCTACGACGTGGCGGCCCCGCAGATCCAGGGTGACCAGATCACCAACGCGTTCGCGGTGGACTCCTTCCCGGACCAGCTGCACAAGCCGATCACGGACCACAACGACTTCATCAACTTCTTCGACGAGAACGAGATGAACGAGGTCGTGGACTGCATCAACAGCGGTCAGAACTGCACGTAG
- a CDS encoding LuxR C-terminal-related transcriptional regulator codes for MRVVLAEDLFLLRDGLVRMLEAFDFEIAAAVESGPELTRALADLEPDIAVVDVRLPPSHTDEGLQCALAARRARPGLPVLVLSQHVEQLYARELLADGNGGVGYLLKDRVFDAEQFIDAVRRVAAGGTAMDPQVIQQLLARRQGDGRPLGRLTPRELEVLELMAQGRSNAAIAGQLVVTERAIAKHTSNIFQKLGLDVSDDDNRRVLAVLAYLDQGR; via the coding sequence TTGCGAGTTGTCCTAGCCGAAGACCTGTTCCTGCTGCGCGACGGTCTGGTGCGGATGCTGGAGGCGTTCGACTTCGAGATCGCCGCCGCGGTCGAGAGCGGGCCCGAACTGACGCGGGCGCTGGCCGACCTGGAGCCGGACATCGCCGTGGTCGACGTACGCCTGCCGCCCTCGCACACGGACGAGGGGCTGCAGTGCGCGCTCGCGGCGCGCCGGGCCAGACCCGGGCTGCCGGTCCTCGTCCTGTCCCAGCACGTCGAGCAGCTGTACGCGCGTGAACTGCTCGCCGACGGGAACGGCGGGGTCGGCTATCTGCTGAAGGACCGGGTGTTCGACGCCGAGCAGTTCATCGACGCGGTACGGCGGGTGGCCGCGGGCGGCACGGCGATGGATCCGCAGGTCATCCAGCAGTTGCTGGCGCGGCGGCAGGGCGACGGCCGGCCGCTGGGGCGGCTGACACCTCGCGAGCTGGAGGTTTTGGAACTGATGGCGCAGGGCAGGTCGAATGCGGCGATCGCGGGCCAACTCGTGGTCACGGAGCGGGCGATCGCGAAGCACACGTCGAACATCTTCCAGAAGCTCGGCCTGGATGTGTCGGACGACGACAACCGTCGCGTCCTGGCCGTTCTCGCCTATTTGGACCAGGGCCGCTGA